One Paenisporosarcina sp. FSL H8-0542 genomic region harbors:
- a CDS encoding S1-like domain-containing RNA-binding protein, translating into MSEMISGEIVDLQIKSQESSKWILSNGEIEVPINGSEAPEGVQEGDTIKVFLFKDRRGNLSATSTLPHITKGTYGWARVIKMDEREGAVVDIGSSREVIVKPSDLPLLKELWPKTGDHLYMTLRTDFKGDLFGRLATEDRVAETFVEAPTSVMNENLKARAYRLLPIGSFFISVPQGYRVFVHHTEQMAEPRIGEEVEIRVIGVKEDGSLNGSMLPRKQERLMDDAETLYRYLQDVGGKMPFTDKSTPDEIYDMFNLSKASFKRALGKLMKEKKIEQKDGWTLVKSDI; encoded by the coding sequence ATGAGCGAAATGATATCTGGAGAAATTGTTGACTTACAGATAAAGTCACAGGAATCTTCTAAATGGATATTATCCAATGGTGAAATTGAAGTACCAATCAATGGATCTGAAGCACCTGAAGGAGTTCAGGAAGGCGATACAATTAAAGTATTTTTATTTAAAGACCGTCGTGGCAATTTAAGTGCAACTTCCACATTGCCACATATCACAAAAGGTACTTACGGATGGGCAAGAGTCATTAAGATGGACGAGCGTGAAGGTGCAGTCGTCGATATCGGCAGTTCACGTGAAGTGATTGTGAAACCATCTGACTTGCCATTATTAAAAGAGCTATGGCCAAAAACTGGTGATCATTTATACATGACATTGAGAACCGATTTTAAAGGAGACTTATTCGGTCGACTGGCAACCGAAGATCGCGTAGCTGAAACATTCGTGGAAGCGCCGACATCTGTAATGAATGAAAATTTGAAGGCTAGAGCATACCGCTTATTGCCAATCGGTTCGTTTTTTATCAGCGTTCCTCAAGGGTACAGAGTGTTTGTTCACCACACGGAACAAATGGCTGAACCACGTATAGGTGAAGAAGTTGAAATTCGAGTGATTGGTGTGAAAGAGGATGGGTCATTGAATGGCTCGATGCTGCCACGAAAACAGGAGCGATTGATGGATGATGCAGAAACACTGTATCGTTACTTGCAGGATGTTGGCGGTAAAATGCCATTTACTGATAAATCAACTCCAGATGAAATTTACGACATGTTCAATTTGAGCAAAGCTTCTTTTAAACGTGCACTAGGAAAGTTAATGAAAGAAAAGAAAATTGAACAAAAAGATGGTTGGACTTTGGTCAAATCTGACATTTAA
- a CDS encoding DUF1002 domain-containing protein, producing MKKNIVRFASFLLAASLLMPSGALASTGSSSSGNVINEKFGMPIVVYGADLTEAEKQSVKDSLNVTSESEVEEISVNGDDLVKYIKDGDSSARMFSSAKITREDAGKGLVIKIVTEENITQVTAEMYENAMLTAGIEDATVEVAAPKKVTGHSALVGIYKAYEVSGETLDKERTDVANEELSVATILADKSGIDEAKVSELLTEIKKDIAEQNPATKEEVEKIVQDQLAKLQIELSPEDRQLLVDLMDRIRQLDIDFSKWSDQLNDLSKTIEDKIGNIVDNEGFWQSVKNFFNSLIDSIRSLFN from the coding sequence ATGAAAAAGAATATTGTCCGCTTTGCTTCATTTCTATTAGCTGCCTCGTTGCTAATGCCTTCTGGTGCTTTGGCAAGCACAGGTTCCTCATCTTCTGGAAATGTGATTAATGAAAAATTTGGCATGCCAATCGTCGTGTATGGAGCTGATTTAACAGAAGCTGAAAAACAAAGTGTCAAAGACAGTCTGAATGTAACGAGTGAAAGCGAAGTCGAGGAAATCTCAGTTAATGGCGATGATTTAGTTAAGTATATTAAAGATGGAGATTCATCAGCCCGTATGTTTTCATCCGCAAAAATTACACGCGAGGATGCAGGCAAAGGCTTAGTGATTAAAATCGTGACAGAAGAGAATATCACGCAAGTAACCGCTGAAATGTACGAAAATGCAATGTTAACTGCCGGAATCGAAGATGCAACGGTTGAAGTGGCAGCACCAAAGAAAGTAACGGGTCATTCCGCTTTAGTGGGGATTTACAAAGCATATGAAGTCAGTGGAGAAACATTGGACAAAGAGCGTACGGATGTAGCGAATGAAGAACTTTCCGTGGCAACCATTTTAGCTGATAAATCGGGTATTGATGAAGCAAAAGTAAGTGAACTGTTAACGGAGATTAAAAAAGATATCGCAGAACAAAATCCTGCAACTAAAGAAGAAGTTGAAAAGATTGTTCAAGATCAATTGGCGAAACTCCAAATTGAGTTAAGTCCAGAAGACCGTCAATTATTGGTCGATTTAATGGATCGTATTCGACAACTGGACATCGATTTCAGTAAATGGTCTGATCAATTGAATGACTTAAGCAAAACAATTGAAGATAAAATCGGCAACATTGTTGATAATGAGGGCTTTTGGCAAAGTGTTAAAAACTTCTTCAATAGTTTAATCGATTCCATTCGGTCATTATTTAATTAA